AGTGAAAATTTGAAGCNtattttttttgggggggggtgATAATTGTCGGAGCGAACAGGAACAGATATCCCACGATATACATATGGAAATATTCCCTAATTaaagataacaaaattataaatgatatacAACACATATAGTAAATTTTCCTTACAAGTTCTTGTTTCATCAGAATCACGCGAGTTGAAATGATCAGGATTTGTTAAGACTGCGAGGCAATcctaaaaaatacaatacagaTAAGtacaacgaaaaaaatataataaatcatttatattttgtaagttttcATACTTGGAAAGCTTTCTCGAATTCATCTACTATATGAATGCCTGGCGCTAAACCAGCCATAATTTAATCAAACTACAGAATTAAGTAGATAGGAAGATcaagaaaatttgtgaaatcGTTAACTTTAAACTAATCGATTACAAAtcttatttatcaatattcaaaatattttttcggagAGTAATTGAATAGTTTGGAAACTTTCTaaggaatttataatttacttgtagcttacattgaattttattgccataaaatataaaaaaaggcgGCGAGtttcatatgaaatttattttaatcaagacATTCGTAGATTTTATTAgcatttagttttctttaaaagtcaTCGAAAGATTCTTCTTTAAAGTCCctcacaaaatgttttttaaacaaaaaaaaaatttatagtctACAGTTAAAATTTAGCTACATCCGCTTGTTTAACAACCGtgatgtaaacaattttttaacccaatttgtaaaaacaaaaaatgagcaATTGAATTCCAAATTTGTGAattcaaaaccgtaaaataacatttcaatacAAACAtgcactttaaatatttgtgtcgTAACCTCAAAAGTAGTAACAGCGAGATAGTTTCAATTATTTGCTTGTTATTATAGAAAACGCGAGCTCATGTTCTCTCAAATAATGAACtagctttgttttaaattttatattactatatttagtttttaatttagtacataatttctctatgaaaagtatttaaaatattattacataaatatggAAAAACCAAGatgtgttaaaagaaattttacttatcCTACATCCAAAAAAGTTGGATCAAATACCAGTAACATTCTTATATCACTGATGAAAGAAGTGAATTTAAACCAAAGACTGCAAAATGAAGTTCTTAGTTGTGTTAATGCGAGCAAACCAATTCCATTTGTCCCGAAAGATCtgattaaatcaaaaaacaTCGTGAAAACTGAAGTTAAATCGTCTCCCCTAAAGTTGCCACCAAAACCTATACAGAGATGTCGAAAACAAATAGTAGAATCTGGAAGttataatgttgaaaaataccGACCAAATCCATCTAAAAGTAAGTCTGGGTGTTCAAATTTCatcagtttattttaacttcttacactatttctttttttttactgttgtgtatgtttaaaaaacttgTACAAACATATAGTGTGCTgaattttcttgataaaaacTCGTAGCTTAAccaccataaatattttttttcgaatttcttatGTGTATAATAACTGGGCAATGTCTCTGGTGGCTTGATGATTGCAATTAGCACAAACAATATGGACTAATAAtctaaatactaataaaatcagtattaaatcacattaaatatttttatattatcttaatCTTGTGAAGTTATATTTGTTTAcatctgaattttttatatatataccatTGTTATGaagaatattgtattttttctataacATTACCaggttaattaattacttttatacgTTTATAATCTCTATTTAATtcatctattttgtgaaatctGTGTAAGTTGGCCATTTGTGATGGTAAACAGTTACCCCTTGACAGTGGTCAATTTATAGAGGAGGTAGCTTATAAATGTATTAAGCATTACCACATTTTGTATTGTACTTGAATAGAATAgtttttaagattgtttttaaagagttactttattttaaattgtaataactataaaattgcTTAAGTTACTAGATCTATTTTAGCGCGACCACctcaagaaaaagaaagatttcaaaatattatggcATTCGGTGAAGACATTGACAAAGAAATGAAGCCAGCATTGAAAGATAACATTGATGATACCAGAGATTCTACTGATTTATTTGATGAAAGTAAGATTTTTGCtgcaaatatttgtatttatacagatgttgaaaatattactggatattgaaatttttttgtaatgcttAGAACTTAATCTAAGATTGGAATAATAGCAAAATACTAGCTCAAAATGCagtatttttaagagaaaggttaataaaatgttacattaaaaaGGGTAAGATGCTCTGTGGGCTTGTAGCACATAGGAAAAAACTCAGTTTTTGTACCCCCTTTGCAATAGGGTgtatgatttaaaaga
The nucleotide sequence above comes from Parasteatoda tepidariorum isolate YZ-2023 chromosome 6, CAS_Ptep_4.0, whole genome shotgun sequence. Encoded proteins:
- the LOC122268945 gene encoding UPF0193 protein EVG1 isoform X3, with product MEKPRCVKRNFTYPTSKKVGSNTSNILISLMKEVNLNQRLQNEVLSCVNASKPIPFVPKDLIKSKNIVKTEVKSSPLKLPPKPIQRCRKQIVESGSYNVEKYRPNPSKTRPPQEKERFQNIMAFGEDIDKEMKPALKDNIDDTRDSTDLFDEILLEIKERKEFIEDMRELGLAKKYLPEIQCQISVVIRHTLIIYL
- the LOC122268945 gene encoding UPF0193 protein EVG1 isoform X2; the protein is MEKPRCVKRNFTYPTSKKVGSNTSNILISLMKEVNLNQRLQNEVLSCVNASKPIPFVPKDLIKSKNIVKTEVKSSPLKLPPKPIQRCRKQIVESGSYNVEKYRPNPSKTRPPQEKERFQNIMAFGEDIDKEMKPALKDNIDDTRDSTDLFDEILLEIKERKEFIEDMRELGLAKKYLPEIQCQISVRLKELEKLDELRAQKIASEL
- the LOC122268945 gene encoding UPF0193 protein EVG1 isoform X5 yields the protein MEKPRCVKRNFTYPTSKKVGSNTSNILISLMKEVNLNQRLQNEVLSCVNASKPIPFVPKDLIKSKNIVKTEVKSSPLKLPPKPIQRCRKQIVESGSYNVEKYRPNPSKTRPPQEKERFQNIMAFGEDIDKEMKPALKDNIDDTRDSTDLFDEILLEIKERKEFIEDMRELGLAKKYLPEIQCQISVE